In one window of Arthrobacter pascens DNA:
- the tatA gene encoding Sec-independent protein translocase subunit TatA — translation MGKLFDGPWPIVIIIIVALLLFAAPKLPAMARSLGQSMRIIKSEVKEMKNDGKTESTDATGPVEGRVVNHPQAKPAEPADGTDVPPSNRA, via the coding sequence GTGGGAAAACTCTTTGATGGCCCCTGGCCAATCGTCATTATCATTATCGTGGCTTTGCTGCTCTTTGCCGCGCCCAAGCTTCCTGCCATGGCGCGCAGCCTTGGCCAGTCCATGCGGATCATCAAGTCCGAGGTCAAGGAAATGAAGAACGACGGCAAGACCGAGTCCACTGACGCAACGGGGCCGGTGGAGGGCAGGGTCGTCAACCACCCGCAGGCCAAGCCCGCCGAGCCCGCTGACGGCACCGACGTTCCGCCGTCGAACCGCGCCTGA